GCGACACCGTGTCGTCCGGCGAGCTCATGATCTTCCTGGGCGACTCCTTCGTGGTGACCGTGCGGCACGGTGAGGGTTCGCCTCTGAAGTCGGTGCGCGGCCGGCTGGAGAAGGACCCGGAGATGACGCGCCTCGGTCCGACGGCGGTGCTCTACGCGATCGCCGACGCCACCGTCGACCACTACCTGGAGGTGGCGACCGAGCTGCAGACCGACCTGGAGGAGCTGGAGGCGGAGGTGTTCTCGCCGGACGACGGCGGCTCCCGGCACACCGCGTCCCGGATCTACACCTTCAAGCGGCAGATCCAGGAGTTCCGCAGGGCCACCGGGCCGCTGACGGTGCCGCTGAGCCGCCTGGCGGGGGCCGGTGTGGTCGGTCCGGCGGTGCCGTTCATCGACGACAAGGCGCATCCGTTCTTCCGGGACGTCAACGACCACCTGACCCGCGTCAACGAGTCGGTGGAGTCCCTGGACCGGCTCGTCTCGGACGTCCTGTCGGCGCACCTGGCGCAGATGAGCGTGCGGCAGAACGACGACATGCGGAAGATCTCGTCGTGGGCGGCCATGGCGGCGGTCCCCACGATGATCGCGGGGATTTACGGCATGAACTTCGAGCACATGCCGGAGCTGCGCTGGCTCTGGGCCTACCCGGCGGTCATCGCGATCATGGTGGTCCTCGAGGTGCTGCTGTTCCGGCTCTTCAAGCGACGGGGGTGGCTGTAGCGGCGGCCGTCGACCGCCACGCGCGCGTGGCGGTCGGTCGGTCGGTCGGTCGGTCGGTCGGTCGGTCGGTCGGTCGGTCGGTCGGTCAGGCGTATCCGGGTGCCGCGGTCGCCGGGCCGCCCAGGGCGTCGCGCCGCTCCGGCATCGTCAGGGAGACCATCCGCCGCCAGCCGACGGTCCGCTCGTACGCGTACACGGCGCGGATGCCCGCGGCCAGCAGCGCCGCCTTGGGCCGGGACCAGCCGAGGACGCGTCCCATGCGGGCCATCACGGCGAGGCTGACGTCGCGGTAGACGGCGGCCTCGGCCAGCGCGCACTCGCGCAGGGTCCGCTGGATGGTCCGGCCGTGCCCCGCCCTGGCGAAGCGCAGCAGTTCCTCGTGGCAGTAGGCGAGGTGGTTGTCCTCGTCGTCGGAGATCATCCGGACGGCCTTGCCGATCTCCGGGTGGTCGCCGAAGTCCTTGCGGAGCATCACCATCTGGTCCGCGGCCCGCTGTTCCGTGACCCTGCTGTGGGACAGGTAGGTGACGATGTCCCCCACGGTGAGCGGCTCGTCACGCTTGAGCTTGTCGTGCGTGAGGCCGATGCCGTTCTTCTCCAGGAGCATCGTGTAGTCGGTCTCGGGCGGGACCTCGACGGGTGTGAGGCCCCGCCTGCGCATGAGGGCGTTGAAGATCCGGCCGTGCTTGTCCTCGTCCGCGCCGTGCCGGGTGATCCTGGGTGCGAGCGCGCGCTCGGCCTCCGGTACGAGGGCCGCGATCCGCGCGTTCTCCCAGCCTCCTTGCGTCTCCCCGCTGGCGGCGATGGAGCAGAAGAGCCGGAAGGACTCGTCGTTGTCGATGATCTCCTGGAAAAGACTCTTGGCCGAAAGCATGACTGCCACCTCCACGCGGGACCCGCCTCCTGCGGGAGTCCGCAAAGAACGAGTCAAATGGGCAGCCAGGGGTGCGGCAACATCTGTGTCGGACAAATCCGCTGAACGGTGGACGCGCAGGGAATGCCGGGCGCGTAACCGAGCGGACCCTCGCGCGTTGTTCTCCGTGACGGCCGTGGCGGGGAAGACCCCCGAGCCCCCACCACGGCCGCGGAACTTTTCGGCCCCGCGGAACTCCTCCGTCCGCGGGGCTCCTCCGTCCCGCCGGGTGGGACTACCGGGTGGGACTAGGCGACTCCGGCCCGCTCGGCGGCGTCGGTGCCGGCCCGCAGCGCGGCGATCCGCTCGTCCAGGGTGAAGCCCGCCGGGGCCAGGGTGAGCGTGGTGACACCCGCGGCGGCGTAGGCCCTCATCCGGTCCGCGATGCGGTCCACGGAACCGAGCAGCGTGGTCTGGTCGATGAGCTGGTGCGGGATGGCCGCCGCCGCGCCCTCCTTGTCGCCGGCCAGGTACTTGTCCTGGATCTCGGCGGCCTCCCGCTCGTAGCCCATGCGCTGGGCGAGCTGGTTGTAGAAGTTCTGCTTGCGGCTGCCCATACCGCCCACGTAGAGCGCGGTGTACGGGCGGAACATGTCGGCCAGCGCCGTCACGTCCTTGTCCTCGCCGAGCGCGAGCGGCACGGTCGGACAGACGTCGAAGCCGTCCATGGTCAGGCCGGCCTTCTCGCGGCCCGCGCGCACGTGCTTGATCGCGGTGTCCTCCAGGTGGTCCGCGGAGGGGAAGATCAGCAGGGCGCCGTCGGCGATCTCGCCGGTCTGCTCCAGGTTCTTCGGGCCGATCGCCGCGATGTAGAGCGGGATGTGCTCGCGCTCCGGGTGCACGGTCAGCTTGAGCGGCTTGCCGGGGCCGCCGGGCAGCGGCAGGGTCCAGTGCGCGCCCTCGTACGACAGGCGCTCGCGGGTCATCGCCCTGCGTACGATCTCGACGTACTCGCGGGTGCGGGCCAGCGGCTTGTCGAACTTGACGCCGTACCAGCCCTCGGAGACCTGCGGTCCTGAGACGCCGAGGCCGAGGCGGAAACGGCCGCCGGAGAGCGAGTCCAGGGTGGCCGCGGTCATCGCGGTCATCGTGGGCTGGCGGGCCGGGATCTGGAAGATGGCCGACCCGACGTCCATGCGCTCGGTCTGGGCCGCGACCCAGCTCAGCACGGTGGCCGCGTCCGATCCGTAGGCCTCCGCGGCCCAGCAGACCGCGTACCCGAGGCGGTCGGCCTCCTTGGCCACGGCGAGGTTGTCCGCGTCCATTCCGGCACCCCAGTAGCCGAGGTTGATCCCGAGCTGCATGGCCGATTCCCCTTACTGATCAGTAACGTCCCTTGTCCGGCACCCTAGCGCGCCGCCGGGCCGAGCGGCAGGGACCGCGGCGCGGATCACCGCCGATCATGTGCCGAAGGTTGTCCACAGGCTTCCCACGCCTCGACGTGCGGCCAGTAATCTCAGCCCTCATGGAGCAGAGGCATCTCGGCCGTACCGGCCTGCGCGTGTCCCGCATCGGACTCGGCACCCTCACCTGGGGCAGGGGCACCGACGAACACGACGCCGCGGACCTGTTGAAGGCGTTCTGGGAGGCGGGCGGCACCCTCGTCGACACGGCCGACGTGTACGGGGACGGGGAGGCCGAGTATCTGCTCGGACAGCTCATGGACGGCCTCGTCCCCCGCCGGGACCTCGTCATATCCACCAAGGCGGGCAGTGTGCCCGACCCGGACCGGCGCTTCGACGGCTCGCGGGGACATCTGCTGTCCGCCCTCGACGCCTCACTGGCCCGGCTCGGCACGGACCATGTCGACCTGTGGCAGGTCCACGCCTTCGACCCGGACGCGCCGCTGGAGGAGACGCTGCAGGCCCTCGACATCGCTGTCAGCAGCGGCCGGGCCCGCTATGCCGGGGTGTCCAACTACTGCGGCTGGCAGCTCGCGAAGGCGGCGACCTGGCAGCTCGCGGCCCCCGGGACCCGCACCCGGCTGGCGAGTACGCAGATGGAGTACTCGCTGCTGCAGCGCGGCGTCGAGCGCGAGGTGCTGCCCGCCGCCCTGGACCTGGGCATCGGGCTCCTGCCGTCCTCCCCGTTGGGCCGGGGCGTACTGACGGGCAAGTACCGGAACGCGACGCCCGCGGACTCGCGGGGCGCCTCGGAGCAGCTCGCGCCGTTCGTCGCGCCGTATCTCGACGACGCGGCCGGCCGCATCGTGGACGCGGTGGCGACGGCGGCGGACGGCCTGGCGGTGACGCCGCTCCAGGTGGCTCTCGCCTGGGTCCGCGACCGGCCCGGGGTGGCCGCCCCGATCATCGGCGCGCGCAACGCGCCGCAGCTCACGGCCGCGTTGTCAGTGGAGACCCTTAGTCTTCCTGACGAGATCTGCCGGGCGCTCGACGACGTGTCGGCGCCCGTGCACCACTATCCCGATCACGACTGGAGCACGCTGTGACCACGGAGCCGTCCGCCGCCGCGGAGGAAGCAGAGCCGGGGACGCCGGACGCCGGTGCCGAGTCCGGGATGCCCGGCGCGGAGGCCCGGCCGGACATCGGGGCCGACGGGACCGCCTCGCCGGAGCCGGGTGAGGGGGAGACGGCCGACGCGGACGGCGGGGACGGGAACAGCGGGAGCGCGGACGGTGGGGACGCCGAAAGTGCCACCGAAGAGGGCACCGGAAGTCCGGCCGAGGGCGCCGCTGAAGGCGCGGTCCAGTTGTCCGAGGCGGAGGCCGAGCTGGCCGCGCAGCGGGAGCTGCGGGAGCGGATCGAGCGCCGGAAGGCGGAGAAGGACGGGCCGGTCCTGGCCGGGACGGCGCTGAGCGGGAAGGCCGCCGATCTGCTCGCGGCCGTCAGGGCGGTGGAGAGCGGCGAGAAGCCCCCGGCGAGCGTCTTCGGCGGGCCGGAGCCCGCCCCGCGCAGGGTCGCG
This sequence is a window from Streptomyces ortus. Protein-coding genes within it:
- the corA gene encoding magnesium/cobalt transporter CorA, whose product is MIVDCAIYRDGHRIEGPEDLSDALDKARADGNAFVWIGLHQPTEKEFELVTEEFGLHELAVEDALKAHQRPKLEVYDDSVFAVLKPVTYEPDSDTVSSGELMIFLGDSFVVTVRHGEGSPLKSVRGRLEKDPEMTRLGPTAVLYAIADATVDHYLEVATELQTDLEELEAEVFSPDDGGSRHTASRIYTFKRQIQEFRRATGPLTVPLSRLAGAGVVGPAVPFIDDKAHPFFRDVNDHLTRVNESVESLDRLVSDVLSAHLAQMSVRQNDDMRKISSWAAMAAVPTMIAGIYGMNFEHMPELRWLWAYPAVIAIMVVLEVLLFRLFKRRGWL
- a CDS encoding ferritin-like domain-containing protein; the protein is MLSAKSLFQEIIDNDESFRLFCSIAASGETQGGWENARIAALVPEAERALAPRITRHGADEDKHGRIFNALMRRRGLTPVEVPPETDYTMLLEKNGIGLTHDKLKRDEPLTVGDIVTYLSHSRVTEQRAADQMVMLRKDFGDHPEIGKAVRMISDDEDNHLAYCHEELLRFARAGHGRTIQRTLRECALAEAAVYRDVSLAVMARMGRVLGWSRPKAALLAAGIRAVYAYERTVGWRRMVSLTMPERRDALGGPATAAPGYA
- a CDS encoding LLM class F420-dependent oxidoreductase, producing MQLGINLGYWGAGMDADNLAVAKEADRLGYAVCWAAEAYGSDAATVLSWVAAQTERMDVGSAIFQIPARQPTMTAMTAATLDSLSGGRFRLGLGVSGPQVSEGWYGVKFDKPLARTREYVEIVRRAMTRERLSYEGAHWTLPLPGGPGKPLKLTVHPEREHIPLYIAAIGPKNLEQTGEIADGALLIFPSADHLEDTAIKHVRAGREKAGLTMDGFDVCPTVPLALGEDKDVTALADMFRPYTALYVGGMGSRKQNFYNQLAQRMGYEREAAEIQDKYLAGDKEGAAAAIPHQLIDQTTLLGSVDRIADRMRAYAAAGVTTLTLAPAGFTLDERIAALRAGTDAAERAGVA
- a CDS encoding aldo/keto reductase, whose amino-acid sequence is MEQRHLGRTGLRVSRIGLGTLTWGRGTDEHDAADLLKAFWEAGGTLVDTADVYGDGEAEYLLGQLMDGLVPRRDLVISTKAGSVPDPDRRFDGSRGHLLSALDASLARLGTDHVDLWQVHAFDPDAPLEETLQALDIAVSSGRARYAGVSNYCGWQLAKAATWQLAAPGTRTRLASTQMEYSLLQRGVEREVLPAALDLGIGLLPSSPLGRGVLTGKYRNATPADSRGASEQLAPFVAPYLDDAAGRIVDAVATAADGLAVTPLQVALAWVRDRPGVAAPIIGARNAPQLTAALSVETLSLPDEICRALDDVSAPVHHYPDHDWSTL